The following is a genomic window from Chania multitudinisentens RB-25.
TGAGTATCATCACATTTTTTCTATTGTTAGAAAAAATCATTAAATCTACCGGAAATTAATTAAATAAATGGCAAGAACCAGAGCCAGACAGCTTTGTTAGAAACATTTTAATAATGCCAAAGATATTCAACGAAAATTTAAGTCAATAAAATAATGGCTGTCTGGATCACATTATTTACTCTATTCTTTATACATCATCTTGCCAGGGTGATGTTAAATAAACCGCAGTAATAAAAAGGACTCTTCATGAATGTCTCTAAGCAGCAATTGCATCAGCTCATTCAAAGTAAAATCCATTCTGCTGGCTTAAGCCAAGAACACGCGGGGATTGTCGCAGACGTTTTAGTTCATGCAGATGCTCAGGGCATCCATTCTCACGGCGCAGTAAGAGTTGAGTATTATTCTGAACGCATCAGTAAAGGCGGCACCAACCACAATCCGCACTTCACGTTTGAAAAAAAGGGCCCATGCAGTGCCATATTTGATGGGGATAACGGTGCTGGGCATGTCGCTGCCAAGATGAGTATGGATCGTGCCATTGAAATGGCGCAAGAGAACGGCGTAGCGGTAGTGGGGGTGCGCAACATCGGCCATTGCGGTGCGCTGTCTTACTTTGTGCAGCAGGCTTCTCGTGCAGGGATGGTGGGGATTTCTCTGTGTCAGTCAGACCCGATGGTGGTTCCGTATGGCGGCGCGGAAGTTTACTACGGCACCAACCCTATTGCATTCTCGGCACCGGCCGAAGGCGATGAGATCATTACCTTTGATATGGCCACTACCGTTCAAGCCTGGGGCAAGGTGCTGGATGCCCGTTCACGCAATGTGCCAATCCCTGATACCTGGGCCGTTGACCATGAAGGCAACACCACCACAGATCCTTTTGCCGTCAGCGGGTTGCTCCCTATTGCCGGGCCAAAAGGCTATGGTTTAATGATGATGGTGGATATTCTTTCCGGTATTTTACTTGGCTTGCCCTTCGGCAAACACGTTAGCTCAATGTACCACGATCTGAGCGCTGGCCGGAAATTGGGCCAACTGCATATTGTTCTCAATCCGGGTTATTTCACTAACGCAAGCGCCTTCCGTAAGAATATCAGCCAGGTGATGAAAGAGTTGAATGAAATCAAACCGGCTCCTGGGGTGGAAAAAGTGCTCTATCCTGGCCAAAACAGTCACATGCGTGAAATAGAAAGTGAGCAGAATGGCATTGAGATTGTCGATGACATTTATCAATATCTGATTTCAGATGAGTTATATCAGCGCTCCTACGATCATAAAGATCCGTTTGCCAGTTAATATTACGCAAGCAATTAATCAAAGAAACGATACTCTCTCGTTAATACAGAGAGCCGTTGAGATCTATTTTTTTGTAACTCACTCAGGGAAAGCAAGGCTATGGAAATATTATATGTTTCGCAGCCAGGAATTAACTCTGTGAAATTTAAAGTGGGCAAATGAATATGAAAAACTTCCAACAAGAAATTAACGAAATTTCCGGCTGGCTATCAAAGATAGGGGCCGATCCCAGCGGAGGCATGACACGCCGACTATATACCCAAGAGTGGGTTGACGCGCAACGGGCACTGCAACAGACATTCGAGGCGGCAGGTTTAACCACCTCTTACGACGCAGTAGGCAATTTATCCGGCCGCCTTCAGGGCAGTAAATATCCAGACCAGGTTATTCTTTCCGGCTCGCATATTGATACGGTGGTCAACGGCGGTAATCTCGATGGGCAATTTGGTATCGAAGCTGCCTATATGGCGATTAAGTATCTCAAAGAAACCTATGGCCCCCCTTTACGGACTCTGGAAGTGATTTCACTGGCGGAGGAGGAGGGTAGCCGTTTCCCTTACGTTTTCTGGGGCAGCAAAAATATTGTCGGTTCAGCCCGCCCGGAAGATGTGCGAAATATTTGTGATGCCAAAGGGGTGAATTTTGTTGATGCCATGCACGGTGCAGGCTTTGACTTTCGCCCGGAGCACCAACCATTGCGGAAAGATATTGCCGCTTTCGTTGAGCTGCACATCGAGCAGGGGAAAGTATTGGAGGCAGAAGGCAAGACCATCGGTATTGTCACCAGTATTGTCGGCCAGCGCCGTTACGACATAAAACTGAAGGGTGAGGCCAACCATGCTGGCACAACGCCTATGGGTTACCGTAAAGATACGGTCTATGCTTTCAGCCGCATCTGTTGTGAGTCCATCGCCAAAGCCAAGGCCGAAGGAGATCCACTGGTACTGACCTTTGGTAAGGTCGAGCCCAAGCCCAATACGGTGAACGTAGTACCCGGTTTTACTCATTTCACTCTCGATTGCCGCCATACCGACAAAGCGACTTTGCTGCGTTTTACTCAGGAGATCGAAGCAGATATCCAACGCATCTGCGGCGAGATGGGTATTGAGGTCGAGATCGATCTGTGGATGGATGAAGTGCCAATCCCCATGAACAAGCAGCTGATCGCCTGCGTTAACCACCTGTGTGAAACCCAGAAGATAAACTACCGCATGATCCATAGCGGAGCAGGCCACGACGCGCAGATTTTTGCCCCACACGTTCCTACGGTCATGATGTTTGTGCCAAGCATCGCTGGGATCAGCCATAACCCGGCGGAGAAAACCCATTTGGCCGATCTGAATGAGGGCGTGAAAATTTTGGCTCATACGTTA
Proteins encoded in this region:
- the allC gene encoding allantoate deiminase; translated protein: MKNFQQEINEISGWLSKIGADPSGGMTRRLYTQEWVDAQRALQQTFEAAGLTTSYDAVGNLSGRLQGSKYPDQVILSGSHIDTVVNGGNLDGQFGIEAAYMAIKYLKETYGPPLRTLEVISLAEEEGSRFPYVFWGSKNIVGSARPEDVRNICDAKGVNFVDAMHGAGFDFRPEHQPLRKDIAAFVELHIEQGKVLEAEGKTIGIVTSIVGQRRYDIKLKGEANHAGTTPMGYRKDTVYAFSRICCESIAKAKAEGDPLVLTFGKVEPKPNTVNVVPGFTHFTLDCRHTDKATLLRFTQEIEADIQRICGEMGIEVEIDLWMDEVPIPMNKQLIACVNHLCETQKINYRMIHSGAGHDAQIFAPHVPTVMMFVPSIAGISHNPAEKTHLADLNEGVKILAHTLYQFAYTEQGACL
- the allD gene encoding ureidoglycolate dehydrogenase; the protein is MNVSKQQLHQLIQSKIHSAGLSQEHAGIVADVLVHADAQGIHSHGAVRVEYYSERISKGGTNHNPHFTFEKKGPCSAIFDGDNGAGHVAAKMSMDRAIEMAQENGVAVVGVRNIGHCGALSYFVQQASRAGMVGISLCQSDPMVVPYGGAEVYYGTNPIAFSAPAEGDEIITFDMATTVQAWGKVLDARSRNVPIPDTWAVDHEGNTTTDPFAVSGLLPIAGPKGYGLMMMVDILSGILLGLPFGKHVSSMYHDLSAGRKLGQLHIVLNPGYFTNASAFRKNISQVMKELNEIKPAPGVEKVLYPGQNSHMREIESEQNGIEIVDDIYQYLISDELYQRSYDHKDPFAS